GCAGAAATGCCATTGATTTTTTCAAAGAAGATAATAAGATTGATGATGCTTTAATAATAGCGGATATGAGCCTGGCAGAGAATGTTTCCACTGATGTTATATTATTCAATATTGATTCAAAGGCTGAATATAGTAACGAACCCATATTAAATGTTTTTTTAAGAGTTTTCAATCAAATGCAAGGTTTTTGTGTAGAAAGTCCTTTTTTAGCAGATCTTGAAAGAAACCTAACCAAGAAAGATCTTTTCATTAAATTTAAAATAAAGTTCAAAGAAGATAATGGGGATGAATGGGAAAATAAACGATCTGAATTCATATTTATTCAAGATGAAGTTATTAAATCCCTGGTTGACATAGAATTCTTTAGTAGTATCGATGCTGCCAAAAACTGGGCTGGCAAAGTAAATGAAGATTATTCTATATCAATTGAAAAATTCGCCACTTTAGTAAAAGAATATTGTGATAGTAAAGGCGATAACCATCATGTGGTCTTTTTAGTAGATGAAATTGGCCAGTACATTGGAGATAACTCCAAATTAATGCTTAACTTACAAACTGTAACTGAAGACTTAGGAGTCATGTGTCAAGGTAAAGCCTGGATCATAGTCACCAGTCAACAGGATATTGATTCTCTAATGAAAGTCCCTGGAAATGACTTTTCCAAAATCCAGGGAAGATTCAAAACCAGATTATCCTTATCATCAGCTAATGTGGATGAAGTAATAAGGAAAAGAATACTTGCTAAAAATCCAACTGCAACTCAAACCTTAGAAGCATTATACGAGGAAAAAGAAGCTATATTAAAGAATTTAATTTCTTTTTCATCAGACACTGCTGAGAAGAAAATGTATAGTAATAGTAAAGACTTTGCAGCAGTATACCCCTTCATACCCTACCAATTTAACTTACTGGGAAATGTTTTAACCTCCATCCGGGAACATGGTGCATCAGGTAAACACCTGGCAGAAGGTGAAAGATCCATGCTAGCCCTATTCCAGGAATCAGCCATATCGTTAATGGATAAAGAATTAGGGATTTTAATGCCATTTAATATCTTTTATAATGCTTTGGATAAATTCATAGATCACACCCACCGTTCTGTGATTGTCAAGGCCATGGACAACCAATTCCTTGATGAATTTGATGTGGAAGTCCTTAAAGTCCTATTTATGATTAAGTATGTTAAGGAGATCAAAGCCAACCAGGAGAATCTAACTACTTTAATGGTCAGTGATATTGATGAGGATCGGGTTCTTTTACGGGAGAAAATTGAAAAATCCCTGAAAAGATTAGTGGGACAAACCTTGGTTCAAAAAAACGGGGACATATATTCATTTTTAACCAATGAAGAACAGGAAATCACCATTGCCATTAAACATGAGCACGTGGATACTGGGGAAACCTTAAATGAAGCTTCAAATGTCATATTTGAAGATATTTTTCCAGATAAAAAATATAGACATAGTACCCGTTACAATTTCCCCTTCAACCAAGTGATAGATGATCAGTACCGGGGAAACAGGCAATCAGCTGATATTGGAGTTAGAATAATAACCTCCTATCATGAATTAAAAGACTCAATTGAAGGATCCCAAACAGTGTTATCAGAGCAATCTCAAAGGGAAAAAACTTCAACCATTCTTAGAGGATTATCCGATAACAATAATGAAGTTATCATCCATCTAACCGATGACATGACTGTTTTAGATGAAATTGAAGAACTACTCCAAATAAATAAATATTTAACCAAACACAGTGCGGAATTATCCCAACGTTCCAAGACCATTCTCATAGCTAAACAACAAGAAGTCTCAGAGAAAAGGGAAAGAATCAAACTATTTTTAGAAGAAGCACTTAAACATGCTGATATCTATGTTAAAGGGGATAAAGTAGATATTAAAGAAAAAAATCCCACAGATAGGATCAATGATGCTTTAAATAAACTGGTTAAAAAGATTTATCATAAATTACATTATATGAAGACTGCTCCGGTCAAGTCAGACATAATCAATATTTTAAGAGATACTTCCCAGGAGAAGTTTGGTAAATCTGATAATGTGGATAATCATTTAGCAATTGATGATCTGGATCGATACATTGAGCAGGAAACCAATGTTCATTCTAAACCATCAATTAAAGCTATTTTAAACAGGTACAATAGGGCACCTTATGGTTTTGTTGATTTAGATATAGAATGGTTAATTGCCACCCTGTTTGCCCAAAAAAGGATTTATCTAGTGAAAAATGCCCAGAACATTTCACTTAAAACTAATAGTGCCGAAGATATCTTGAAGTTTATAACTGAAAGGAAGTTTCAAGATAAGATCCTGATTGATAAAAAACAGGATACAAAACCTCGTCAAATTAAAGATGTTAAAGAGGTTTTAAGAGACTTCTTTGATGTGGTTCATACTACCGATGATGATGAAGCTTTAATGGAACTTTTCCAGGATAAATCCATCATCCGACTTAATCAGATTAAGGATATAAGTCTGGAATATAAAATTGAAGAGAGATATCCTGGGAAACTGGTTATTGAAGAATCAAAGGATCTTCTGCGTGATGTTACTGCCATTAATTCATTGAATCAATTTTTTGATTTTGTTAGTGAACATAGGGAAGACTTTTTAGGTATTGCTGAAGAATTCGAGTCAGTTTTGAATTTCTTTGAAGGTACTCAGAAGGATATTTTTAAAAAGGCCTGTGAAGCCACAGATCTTTACAATAAAAACAAAAATTTCATCAAAGATGCTGAATTGAAGAAAATTGATGGCCAACTTAAGGATATAATTGAGATGCCAAGTCCATTTTCCCATATTCATGAGCTTCCAGAATTATATGATAATTTTGATAATTTACACCAAACAATTTTGGAAAATGAATCAGAACCTATAAAACAAAGCATCGACACGGATTTAAATCATGTTGTAGAAGAACTTGACTCTGAAGAGTTAAAAGAAGAATTTGAAGAAACATTCAAACAAAGATTCCATGAACTTCTAGATAAACTAATTAATTCCCAGGAGATTTCAGTTATTAAGGGAATTCGTGAAGAAAGCAATAATTTGGTTATTGGGTGTTTATCGGAAGTTGATAAATTCCGAGTGGAAACTGGTAATGAAGGAGGGGAAGTTACAAGTCCCACACCTCCTAGACCCCAAAAGAAGAAAAAATATTTGAACATAAAGACTATTTCTCATACTACCAGGGTTTCGATTAAAAATGAAGATGATATTGATTACTTTGTGGAAAATCTGAGAAAGGAACTTAAGAAAGAATTAGAAGATAACGATGAAATTGATTTAAGTATTTAAGGGGAGTCTTCATGGATAAAAAGGCCATCAAAACATTTGCTATTGAATCAAGGAAGAAATTGATCGAAGAAGTGAAGTACCAGGCAAGTTTATTGGGAATAACTGCAAAAGGTATTGCCGAACCTGTGGAAAAAGCAGAGGGAATTGAAGTATACGATATAGGGGCATCCAATCCCAACACCATTTATGACGAGGCCATCAAACAACGTAAAAATTTAGTTAAACGAATAAATGAAAAAGGCTTTGATAATGTTGTAGAAGAAGTGGCATACACCTGGTTTAACCGGATAATAGCCATAAGATTCATGGAAGTTAACGATTATCTCCCCACCAGAGTTAGAGTTCTATCCAGTGAAACAGAAGGAAAAATAGAACCAGATATAGTTACTGAAGCATCACACATAGATTTAGACTTCACCGAAGAAGAAATAGAACAAATCTACCTGCTAAAGAATAATAATAAACTGGATGAGCTATTCAGATTACTATTCATTAAACAGTGCAACAAACTAAACGAAATATTACCTGAATTATTTGAAAAAACCACTGATTATACAGAATTATTATTATCAATCTCATTTACCAATGAAGAAGGTGTTGTTAGACAATTAATCGATAATATCTCTGAGGAAGACTTTAATGACCAAGTTGAGGTTATTGGTTGGTTATATCAATATTATAACACTGAATTAAAGGATGATACTTTTAAACAGCTCAAAAAACGTGTGAAAATTAGTAAAGAGAGAATACCTGCAGTTACACAACTTTTCACTCCAGATTGGATTGTACGATACATGGTTGAAAACTCCTTGGGAAGGTTATGGTTAGAATACCACCCTGATAGTAATCTTAAAGATAACTGGATATACTACCTGGAAGAAGCTGAACAAGAACCAGAAGTACAAATAGAACTAGCAAAAATACGAGAAGAATCCAAAAACCTCAAACCAGAAGACATTAAAGTCATTGACCCTGCTATGGGCAGTGGGCATATACTTATCTACGCCTTTGACGTATTAATGCAGATCTACACCTCAGCTGGATACTCAGATAAAGATGCAGCTGAATCCATACTAAAAAATAACCTCTACGGACTAGACATCGATGATCGAGCATACCAATTGGCCTATTTCGCAGTAATGATGAAAGGGAGATCATTCAACCGAAAAATATTCACCAAAAACGTAGAACCACAGATCTGCGCCATACAAGAAAGCAACAAAATAACTGATGAATTAATTAACTTTGTGGCAGATGGAGATCTAAATATACAAAAAGATCTCCGATATCTAGTCGAAACATTCAAGGATGCCAAAGAATATGGAAGCATAATTGATGTAAACCAATTAAATTTTAATTATATTTTAAATCGTGTTAATGAGATTAAAACTGATTATGGTGCTGATTTAAAAACTATGAAATTAAAAGAGAGTGTTATTAATATTTTATTACCTATTTTAAAGCAATCAGAAATATTTGCTAATAACTACGATATTGTAATTACTAACCCTCCATATATGGGCAAAAATGGTATGGATAAAAATTTAATAGATTATTTGAAGCTTAATTATCCTAAAACCAAATCTGATTTAAGCACTGTTTTTATTGAAAAAACATTGAACATGTGTAAAAATGGGGGATACATGAGCATGATAAATATCCCTGTATGGATGTTTTTATCAAGTTATGAAGATTTACGAGAAATTATAATTAAATTTAAAACTTTTATTAATATGTTACATTTTGGAAGGGGAATCTTTGGGTCTGATTTTGGTACAACTTCATTCATAATTAAAAATCAATATATTAATGGTTACAAAGCCACTTATAGGCAGTTATTTGAAAAAAAAAGTGCTGTAGATTCAATAAAGCAAAAAAAATCCTGGTTTTTTGAAGAACGTGACGATAAATACATAATAAACCAAAATAATTTTTTAAAAATTCCTGGTAACCCCATAGCTTATAGAGCAAATGAAAATTTATTAGATGCATTTGTTAATGGAAAAGAACTTTCTACTTTAGCTGATGCTAAACAGGGTCTTGCAACAGCTGATAATAACAGATTTTTAAGGTTTTGGTATGAACTGGATATATTTAAATGTGGGTTTGATTTTAAAGATCCAATATCTGCGAAAAATAGCCAAATGAAATGGTTCCCATATAACAAAGGAGGAGATTTCAGAAAATGGTATGGAAACCAAGAATACATGGTAAATTGGGAAAATGATGGATTTGAAATAAAAAATATTTATGATAAAAAAGGTAAATTAAGATCTAGACCTCAAAACACACAATTTTATTTTTTGGAATCTTTAAGTTGGTCTAAAGTAACCATTGGCACAATAGCATTTAGATATTACTCATATGGGTTTTTATTTGATGTTGCAGGGTGTTCAATATTTTTAAAACAAAACAAGTATTATTTATTAGGATTTTTAAACTCTAAAGTATGTGAAGAGATTCTGAGTTTTGTTTCTCCAACAGTAAATTATGAAGTTGGACATATATCTGCATTACCTCTTATTCAGTCAGTTGAAGAGGAAGAAAGTATTATAAAAATTGTTAAAGAGAATATTAATATAGCTAAAGAAGATTGGGATTCATTTGAAACTAGTTGGAACTTTAATATTCATCCTCTTCTAACATTTGATAGACACCATATTGAACGTGCATTTAACGAGTGGAAATCATTTAAACAAGACATATTTTCAAAACTAAAGTCTAATGAAATCAATATCAATAAATCCTTTATTGATATTTATAATGTTAACGGGGACATATCTCCAGATGTTGAAGATAAATATGTTACTTTAAATAAAGCTGATCTTTTAAAAGATGTTAAAAACTTTATTTCTTATTCTGTCGGATGCATGTTAGGCCGCTTCTCCCTGGACGAACAAGGCATAATTTACGCGGGTGGTCAATGGGACCCCTTGAAATACACTATTTTTGTTCCTGATGATGATAATATTATCCCTATTTTAGATACTGAGTACTTTGAGGATGATATTGTAGGTCAATTCGTGGAATTTGTTAAGGTCACCTTTGGTGAGGAGACTTTAGAAGAAAACCTGGACTTCATTGCCCAGGCCCTAAAAAATAAAGGAACCACTAGCAGAGAAGTTATTCGGAATTATTTCTTAACTGATTTTTATAAGGATCATGTGAAAACTTATAAAAAACATCCTATTTATTGGTTGTTTGATAGTGGTCGTGATAATGGGTTTAAGGCATTAATTTATATGCACCGTTATGAACCAGATTTGGTAGCTCGTATTAGAACTGATTATCTGCATAAAACTCAGAAGGCCCTGGAAACTACCATAGCTCATAATGATAGGATCATTGAAACTTCTACCAGTGCTTCTGAAAAATCTAAAGCAGTTAAGGCTAAGAATAAACTGGTTAAACAATTAGAAGAAACCAAGAAGTATGATGAAGCATTAGCCCATATTGCTAATCAGAAAATAGAAATAGATTTAGATGATGGAGTTAAAGTGAACTACGCTAAATTCCAAGGTGTGGAAGTGAGTAAAGAGGGTAAGAAAATTACTAAGATCGATTTGCTTAAAAAACTTTAAGAACTTATTTAAGGTATTTTTAATATTTATCATTCCTTTTTTAAATTTTATCTGACTTGTTTAATCACCTAGATCTCTATAATTTTTAAGAATTAACCTGTCTAAATTATAACGAATATTACAACTATTAGGATGATTTTGTCCTAAAACTTTAGTACTATTCTCTAGTGCCTGAGCAAATAATGGTATTGCGGCATCTACATCTCCTTTGTCTTGGAGTAACATTGCCATGTTATTAAGATTAATTGATGTTTGGGGGTGATCTGGCCCTAAAAATTTTTGATTAATTTTTAACGCTCGTTTTAATAAGGGTTCGGCAGCATTTAAATTTCCTTTGGCTTGAAGCACCATTGCCAAATTATTAAGGCTATTTGCTGTATCCGTATGTTCTGATCCAAAAATCCTTCTTCGGATATTTAAGGCTTGTCTGTGAAGTGATTCTGCACCATCTAAATCTTTTTTATCTTGAAGTAAATCTGCTAAATTATTTAGGATATTTGCGGTCTCAGAATGTTCTATTCCTAAACATTTCTTTTTTATTTGTAACACCTGCTTGTAAAGGCGTTCAGCGCCGCTTAAATCACCTCTACTATGAAGTACTAACGCCAAGTTATTAATACAAGATGCTGTTTCTGAATTTTCGGGACCGTAAATTTTCTCATGGATTTCTATTGAACGTCTTAGAACCAATTCAGCACCATTCAAATCCCCTTTAGATTGAAGCACTAATGATAAGTTATTAAGAATAGTTCCTATAGATGAATGATCTGGGCCAAAAGC
This DNA window, taken from Methanobacterium subterraneum, encodes the following:
- the brxC gene encoding BREX system P-loop protein BrxC — translated: MNISQMFEKQIDRDIKGVIKVGQHDQENIYQELNEYVVTNELSKHFREFFENYRKGIEAPTDDMGVWISGFFGSGKSHFLKILSYILENKEVKGRNAIDFFKEDNKIDDALIIADMSLAENVSTDVILFNIDSKAEYSNEPILNVFLRVFNQMQGFCVESPFLADLERNLTKKDLFIKFKIKFKEDNGDEWENKRSEFIFIQDEVIKSLVDIEFFSSIDAAKNWAGKVNEDYSISIEKFATLVKEYCDSKGDNHHVVFLVDEIGQYIGDNSKLMLNLQTVTEDLGVMCQGKAWIIVTSQQDIDSLMKVPGNDFSKIQGRFKTRLSLSSANVDEVIRKRILAKNPTATQTLEALYEEKEAILKNLISFSSDTAEKKMYSNSKDFAAVYPFIPYQFNLLGNVLTSIREHGASGKHLAEGERSMLALFQESAISLMDKELGILMPFNIFYNALDKFIDHTHRSVIVKAMDNQFLDEFDVEVLKVLFMIKYVKEIKANQENLTTLMVSDIDEDRVLLREKIEKSLKRLVGQTLVQKNGDIYSFLTNEEQEITIAIKHEHVDTGETLNEASNVIFEDIFPDKKYRHSTRYNFPFNQVIDDQYRGNRQSADIGVRIITSYHELKDSIEGSQTVLSEQSQREKTSTILRGLSDNNNEVIIHLTDDMTVLDEIEELLQINKYLTKHSAELSQRSKTILIAKQQEVSEKRERIKLFLEEALKHADIYVKGDKVDIKEKNPTDRINDALNKLVKKIYHKLHYMKTAPVKSDIINILRDTSQEKFGKSDNVDNHLAIDDLDRYIEQETNVHSKPSIKAILNRYNRAPYGFVDLDIEWLIATLFAQKRIYLVKNAQNISLKTNSAEDILKFITERKFQDKILIDKKQDTKPRQIKDVKEVLRDFFDVVHTTDDDEALMELFQDKSIIRLNQIKDISLEYKIEERYPGKLVIEESKDLLRDVTAINSLNQFFDFVSEHREDFLGIAEEFESVLNFFEGTQKDIFKKACEATDLYNKNKNFIKDAELKKIDGQLKDIIEMPSPFSHIHELPELYDNFDNLHQTILENESEPIKQSIDTDLNHVVEELDSEELKEEFEETFKQRFHELLDKLINSQEISVIKGIREESNNLVIGCLSEVDKFRVETGNEGGEVTSPTPPRPQKKKKYLNIKTISHTTRVSIKNEDDIDYFVENLRKELKKELEDNDEIDLSI
- the pglX gene encoding BREX-1 system adenine-specific DNA-methyltransferase PglX, yielding MDKKAIKTFAIESRKKLIEEVKYQASLLGITAKGIAEPVEKAEGIEVYDIGASNPNTIYDEAIKQRKNLVKRINEKGFDNVVEEVAYTWFNRIIAIRFMEVNDYLPTRVRVLSSETEGKIEPDIVTEASHIDLDFTEEEIEQIYLLKNNNKLDELFRLLFIKQCNKLNEILPELFEKTTDYTELLLSISFTNEEGVVRQLIDNISEEDFNDQVEVIGWLYQYYNTELKDDTFKQLKKRVKISKERIPAVTQLFTPDWIVRYMVENSLGRLWLEYHPDSNLKDNWIYYLEEAEQEPEVQIELAKIREESKNLKPEDIKVIDPAMGSGHILIYAFDVLMQIYTSAGYSDKDAAESILKNNLYGLDIDDRAYQLAYFAVMMKGRSFNRKIFTKNVEPQICAIQESNKITDELINFVADGDLNIQKDLRYLVETFKDAKEYGSIIDVNQLNFNYILNRVNEIKTDYGADLKTMKLKESVINILLPILKQSEIFANNYDIVITNPPYMGKNGMDKNLIDYLKLNYPKTKSDLSTVFIEKTLNMCKNGGYMSMINIPVWMFLSSYEDLREIIIKFKTFINMLHFGRGIFGSDFGTTSFIIKNQYINGYKATYRQLFEKKSAVDSIKQKKSWFFEERDDKYIINQNNFLKIPGNPIAYRANENLLDAFVNGKELSTLADAKQGLATADNNRFLRFWYELDIFKCGFDFKDPISAKNSQMKWFPYNKGGDFRKWYGNQEYMVNWENDGFEIKNIYDKKGKLRSRPQNTQFYFLESLSWSKVTIGTIAFRYYSYGFLFDVAGCSIFLKQNKYYLLGFLNSKVCEEILSFVSPTVNYEVGHISALPLIQSVEEEESIIKIVKENINIAKEDWDSFETSWNFNIHPLLTFDRHHIERAFNEWKSFKQDIFSKLKSNEININKSFIDIYNVNGDISPDVEDKYVTLNKADLLKDVKNFISYSVGCMLGRFSLDEQGIIYAGGQWDPLKYTIFVPDDDNIIPILDTEYFEDDIVGQFVEFVKVTFGEETLEENLDFIAQALKNKGTTSREVIRNYFLTDFYKDHVKTYKKHPIYWLFDSGRDNGFKALIYMHRYEPDLVARIRTDYLHKTQKALETTIAHNDRIIETSTSASEKSKAVKAKNKLVKQLEETKKYDEALAHIANQKIEIDLDDGVKVNYAKFQGVEVSKEGKKITKIDLLKKL